In Gimesia benthica, a single window of DNA contains:
- a CDS encoding PQQ-binding-like beta-propeller repeat protein — MLLRFFSCAAIVLFSTALASAEDWSQWLGSDRSSIWEAEDIVDSFPQSGLKVEWRVPVGLGYSGPAVVDDKVFVLDYVKDSGEVVNNPGGTSKIEGKERVLCVSAENGKTIWEYDYSCPYDISYAAGPRCTPTVADGKVYALGAEGNFTCLDAATGKVVWSKDFKKEYQSKTPFWGHAASPLVDGDVVYCLVGGPGSVAVAFDKNTGKELWRALDNDDIGYCPPTMITHEGVKQLLIWHPKSLNSLNPETGQVFWSLPLKPQYNMSVTVPRKQEDFLYVSGIGDEAAWIELKGKAKPKIAWKGKTREALFCCNSTPFIVGDTIYGSDIQSGDFVAVSLKDGKRLWASKEVTQAGRRDRHATAFIVKHDDHFFLFTEKGDLVLADLSPSGYKEISRFHVLEPTNEAFGRPVVWSHPAFANQSLFARNDKELVRVSLKK; from the coding sequence ATGCTTTTGCGATTTTTCTCCTGTGCCGCCATCGTCCTATTCAGCACCGCGCTCGCTTCCGCGGAAGACTGGTCTCAATGGCTGGGATCGGACCGCTCCAGTATCTGGGAAGCTGAGGATATCGTTGACTCGTTTCCGCAATCAGGTCTGAAAGTCGAATGGCGTGTGCCTGTCGGCCTGGGCTATAGTGGCCCAGCTGTCGTCGACGACAAAGTCTTTGTGCTGGACTATGTCAAAGATTCAGGCGAGGTGGTCAACAACCCCGGGGGGACTTCCAAGATTGAAGGTAAGGAACGCGTACTTTGCGTTTCTGCTGAGAATGGCAAAACGATCTGGGAATATGACTACAGTTGCCCCTACGATATTTCCTATGCAGCTGGCCCCCGTTGTACTCCCACAGTAGCGGACGGCAAAGTCTATGCTCTCGGAGCAGAAGGGAATTTCACCTGCCTGGACGCCGCCACCGGTAAAGTAGTCTGGAGCAAAGATTTCAAAAAGGAATACCAGTCCAAAACACCGTTCTGGGGACACGCTGCCAGCCCGCTTGTCGATGGTGATGTGGTTTACTGCCTGGTTGGTGGTCCGGGTTCGGTCGCTGTAGCATTTGATAAAAACACCGGCAAAGAACTCTGGCGTGCCCTGGACAACGACGACATCGGTTACTGTCCGCCGACCATGATCACTCATGAAGGTGTCAAACAACTGTTGATCTGGCATCCGAAGTCTCTGAATTCACTGAATCCTGAAACGGGTCAGGTCTTCTGGTCACTTCCTCTTAAACCGCAGTACAACATGTCGGTGACGGTTCCCCGAAAACAGGAAGATTTTCTGTATGTCTCCGGAATTGGCGACGAAGCGGCATGGATCGAACTGAAGGGAAAAGCCAAGCCTAAAATTGCCTGGAAGGGTAAGACCCGCGAAGCACTGTTCTGCTGCAACAGCACACCGTTCATTGTGGGAGACACAATTTACGGCAGTGACATTCAGTCGGGCGACTTTGTCGCAGTCAGCCTTAAAGATGGCAAACGCCTGTGGGCCTCTAAGGAAGTGACTCAGGCTGGTCGTCGGGATCGTCACGCGACCGCCTTTATCGTCAAACACGACGATCATTTCTTTCTGTTTACCGAGAAGGGAGACCTGGTGCTCGCTGACCTGTCGCCCAGCGGATACAAGGAAATCAGCCGCTTCCACGTTCTGGAGCCAACAAATGAAGCCTTCGGGCGTCCCGTCGTCTGGAGCCATCCTGCGTTTGCAAATCAGTCGCTGTTCGCCCGCAATGATAAGGAACTGGTTCGCGTGAGTCTGAAGAAGTAA
- a CDS encoding sialidase family protein encodes MMRHRLLFTLIVLTFWFSTNISKSAEPAAEPEIVKQVVAVKNVCAWPNLTLLPDGTIIVIFHNQPSHGQQEGDIDCWASPDGISWEKRSTITRHEPGTVRMNHAAGVAHNGDLVVLCSGWTNHKQPERPKQAPFRDDIMLNWVLRSQDGGRTWEQRDAFPAAEPGWSEYIPFGDIWAGSDGALHVSCYQGKFKDPTQSTRTSGWRSWHFRSEDDGWTWQPVSIIGDRHNETDLFRLGDNKWLAAARVDKMELIRSDDNGTTWQKPLPVTERNEINGHLLRLKDGRLLLSYGVRVNGKRGVCAKLSSDEGQTWSSPLRLAHTADGGDCGYPSSVQKENGDIVTAWYSNNSPLHQGYHLGVTVWKVPAGQVK; translated from the coding sequence AGTACCAACATTTCTAAATCAGCAGAACCGGCAGCAGAACCGGAAATCGTCAAACAGGTCGTCGCCGTCAAGAACGTTTGCGCCTGGCCCAATCTGACGTTGCTCCCCGATGGAACGATCATTGTGATTTTCCATAATCAACCCAGTCACGGACAGCAGGAAGGGGACATTGACTGCTGGGCCAGTCCCGATGGCATCTCATGGGAGAAGCGTAGTACCATTACCCGGCACGAACCGGGGACGGTGCGGATGAATCACGCAGCGGGAGTCGCCCACAACGGCGATCTGGTTGTGCTCTGTTCCGGCTGGACCAATCACAAACAACCCGAACGACCCAAGCAGGCCCCGTTTCGCGATGACATTATGCTTAACTGGGTATTGCGTTCCCAGGATGGGGGACGTACCTGGGAGCAGCGGGATGCCTTTCCAGCTGCCGAGCCCGGCTGGTCGGAATATATTCCCTTTGGTGATATCTGGGCGGGCAGTGATGGTGCCTTACACGTCTCCTGCTATCAGGGAAAATTCAAGGATCCCACCCAGTCCACGCGTACCAGTGGCTGGCGTTCATGGCATTTTCGCAGTGAAGACGACGGCTGGACCTGGCAGCCGGTTTCCATCATCGGAGATCGACATAATGAGACCGACCTGTTTCGATTGGGAGATAACAAATGGCTGGCCGCAGCCCGTGTGGACAAGATGGAGTTGATTCGCAGCGACGATAATGGAACGACATGGCAGAAACCGCTGCCGGTGACCGAACGCAACGAAATCAACGGGCACCTGCTGCGGCTGAAGGACGGGCGATTATTGCTCAGTTACGGTGTCCGGGTAAACGGCAAGCGTGGTGTCTGTGCCAAACTCAGCAGCGATGAGGGTCAGACCTGGAGCAGTCCCCTGCGCCTGGCCCACACTGCCGATGGTGGGGACTGTGGCTATCCCTCCAGCGTTCAGAAAGAGAACGGCGACATTGTGACCGCCTGGTATTCGAATAATTCGCCCCTGCATCAAGGTTATCACCTGGGAGTGACGGTCTGGAAGGTACCAGCGGGACAGGTGAAGTAA